One genomic segment of Vibrio fluvialis includes these proteins:
- a CDS encoding YagU family protein — MNIFQQTDPSRRRYGLAAFIGLIAGIVSAFVKWGAEVPLPPRSPSDLFQAACAPESLIRAADHIDCSRNFLNPPYVFLRDWIGVIDPNEAVYTFAGHVFNWVGVTHIIFSIVFAVGYCVVAEQFPKIKLWQGLFAGALAQIGVHMITFPMLGLTPPVMAWPWYEHVSEIVGHLVWFWSIEIIRRDLRNRITHEPDPEVALSATTR; from the coding sequence ATGAATATATTTCAACAAACAGATCCTTCTCGCCGACGTTATGGTTTGGCTGCCTTCATTGGTTTAATCGCAGGTATCGTTTCTGCTTTCGTGAAGTGGGGGGCTGAAGTGCCGCTGCCACCACGTAGCCCAAGTGATCTTTTCCAAGCGGCTTGTGCGCCGGAATCGTTGATTCGCGCTGCCGATCACATCGACTGCTCGCGTAACTTCTTAAACCCTCCTTATGTTTTCCTGCGTGACTGGATTGGTGTTATTGATCCAAATGAAGCGGTGTACACCTTTGCGGGTCATGTATTCAACTGGGTTGGCGTGACTCACATTATTTTTTCTATCGTGTTTGCAGTCGGTTACTGTGTGGTGGCTGAACAGTTTCCGAAAATCAAATTATGGCAAGGCCTGTTTGCTGGTGCGCTGGCGCAAATCGGTGTACATATGATCACCTTCCCAATGTTAGGTTTGACCCCGCCTGTGATGGCATGGCCATGGTATGAACACGTGTCTGAAATCGTTGGTCACTTGGTTTGGTTCTGGTCTATTGAAATTATTCGTCGTGATCTGCGCAACCGCATCACACATGAGCCGGATCCTGAAGTAGCACTGAGTGCAACCACCCGATAA
- a CDS encoding EamA family transporter, translating into MQGRDLLLIISVMAIWGFNFSMIKLGVSEMDPLLIAAARFFCATFPIIFFVRKPNVQWRYLMAYGLVFGTGIWGMASCSITFGLSSGMASVLLQTDVLTTVLVGVLLYKEVISARMATGIVVSVVGLVVSIIYTNGNVTLAGVLFIMISAICWPLAGVIVRKSGTRSAFAFNIWGMLFAPLPLVALSVGMNGWDVLSTTYQQWNSNAWISVLFQAYPTTVFGYWVWNKMVLKYPMSQLAPMTLLVSVFALLSGYAIYDEQLSLAQWVSCSTFLLGIGLVLYPQSKKQPAFEKRTVSAPTSV; encoded by the coding sequence ATGCAGGGACGAGATTTACTGCTCATCATCAGCGTGATGGCAATCTGGGGATTCAATTTTTCGATGATCAAACTGGGCGTGAGCGAGATGGATCCGCTGTTGATCGCCGCCGCGCGCTTTTTCTGCGCCACGTTTCCAATCATTTTCTTTGTCCGTAAACCCAATGTGCAGTGGCGCTATCTGATGGCCTATGGCTTGGTGTTCGGTACTGGTATTTGGGGCATGGCATCGTGCTCCATCACGTTTGGTTTGTCGTCGGGTATGGCATCGGTGTTGCTGCAAACCGATGTGCTGACCACCGTGCTGGTCGGGGTGTTGCTGTATAAAGAGGTGATTTCCGCCCGCATGGCGACAGGGATCGTGGTGTCCGTGGTTGGGCTAGTGGTCTCTATCATTTACACCAATGGCAACGTTACGCTCGCAGGCGTGTTGTTTATCATGATCTCGGCAATTTGCTGGCCACTGGCGGGGGTGATTGTACGCAAATCGGGCACGCGCTCGGCTTTTGCATTCAACATTTGGGGTATGTTGTTTGCGCCGCTGCCTTTGGTCGCGCTGAGCGTCGGCATGAATGGATGGGACGTGCTGAGTACCACCTATCAACAGTGGAACAGTAATGCGTGGATTTCAGTGCTGTTTCAGGCTTACCCGACCACCGTATTCGGCTATTGGGTGTGGAACAAAATGGTCCTTAAATACCCGATGAGTCAATTGGCGCCAATGACGTTGTTGGTGTCGGTGTTTGCGCTGCTGAGTGGTTACGCGATCTACGATGAGCAACTGTCGCTCGCTCAGTGGGTATCATGCAGCACCTTCTTACTGGGAATTGGTTTGGTGCTCTATCCGCAGAGCAAAAAACAGCCTGCGTTTGAGAAGCGAACAGTGAGTGCGCCCACCTCCGTATAA
- a CDS encoding GFA family protein yields the protein MIRGHCHCSNISLEIPRLTTTATECNCSICRRYGALWGYFTQPEVKVIDQGAGLEQYVWGDQCIEFQRCKGCGCVTHYTAAPGTGSERLAVNYRMFDAVVQQALTIRHFDGADSWRYLD from the coding sequence ATGATTCGTGGACACTGTCACTGCAGCAACATCAGTTTGGAGATCCCGCGTCTCACCACGACAGCCACTGAATGCAACTGCTCTATTTGTCGCCGTTATGGCGCGCTTTGGGGTTACTTTACTCAACCTGAAGTTAAGGTCATCGATCAGGGGGCGGGTCTTGAACAGTATGTATGGGGTGATCAATGTATTGAGTTTCAGCGCTGTAAAGGATGCGGCTGCGTCACCCATTACACGGCGGCTCCGGGCACGGGCAGCGAGCGCCTTGCTGTCAACTATCGAATGTTTGATGCCGTGGTCCAACAGGCCTTGACCATTCGCCACTTTGACGGCGCCGATTCGTGGCGTTATCTGGATTAA
- a CDS encoding AraC family transcriptional regulator, with protein sequence MRNRLSIRSYTAHSTSHMHHYHQLVLPLSGYIDIVVDDVVLKSGLGDCVVIRAGSRHDFSAPEAFRFLVADLNELPANLTQSEVVSFLLDPSALAYIQFVDKQLSAQVDKHIEAMTLELFLALLARQSFARKIDPRIQKAVQTMRDNLARSLTIIELANIACLSTTQYKNLFKANLGMTTFQYLTQLRMERARALLTHSDYPIGLIAEQVGFQDPSAFSRSFSRYFGQPPKFYAK encoded by the coding sequence ATGCGCAACCGTCTGTCGATTCGCTCCTACACTGCCCACTCCACCAGCCACATGCACCACTATCACCAGTTGGTGTTGCCGCTATCGGGCTACATCGACATTGTGGTCGATGATGTCGTGCTCAAATCTGGTTTGGGCGATTGCGTGGTGATTCGCGCCGGATCGCGCCACGATTTCAGCGCGCCGGAAGCGTTCCGTTTTCTGGTTGCCGATCTCAACGAACTGCCTGCCAATCTGACTCAGTCGGAAGTCGTGAGTTTTCTGCTTGATCCTTCAGCGTTGGCGTACATTCAGTTCGTCGACAAGCAGCTCAGTGCGCAGGTTGATAAACACATTGAAGCCATGACGCTGGAGCTGTTTCTGGCGCTGTTGGCTCGCCAGAGCTTTGCGCGCAAAATCGACCCGCGAATTCAAAAAGCGGTGCAGACAATGCGCGATAATCTGGCCCGTTCACTGACCATCATTGAGCTGGCCAACATTGCGTGCCTGAGCACCACTCAATACAAGAACCTGTTCAAAGCCAATCTGGGGATGACGACGTTTCAGTACCTTACCCAACTGAGAATGGAGCGTGCCCGCGCACTGCTGACTCACTCCGACTACCCGATTGGTCTGATTGCTGAGCAAGTGGGCTTTCAGGATCCTTCCGCTTTCAGCCGCAGTTTCAGCCGTTATTTTGGCCAGCCGCCCAAGTTCTACGCCAAGTAA
- a CDS encoding threonine aldolase family protein, with the protein MDADLRQQCHTFIAGNHEPDPATLFRQMADWCQEHDAVHDAYGEGKTIQNFEQQVAELLGFEAALFVITGTMTQPTALQLVCQEKRCPVVAMHETCHIFAHEAQGYQMQQRFQVLPVGDRHRPWNVKDLKAWPDEIAAAVYELPMREIGGQLPSWQQLEEVKTYCAEQGIHLHMDGARLWESAAYYQKSYRDIAKGFSTAYVSLYKGVNGLGGSMLLGSKAFIQKAAVWMRRQGGNVYHRTPYVVSAAMQFEQRLAMMPALYERTQQVYQILLEYPEFVLNPIEPQANMLHLYLPLSVDNAIVLRNRLASDKKIWLGNPQSAPQPNQSFIEWYVGDRLLNIPDHQLIEVLDWVREQLSQ; encoded by the coding sequence ATGGATGCCGATCTTCGCCAACAATGCCACACCTTTATCGCGGGCAACCATGAACCGGATCCGGCGACACTGTTTCGCCAGATGGCAGACTGGTGCCAGGAGCATGATGCTGTGCATGATGCTTACGGAGAAGGAAAAACCATTCAGAATTTTGAACAGCAGGTCGCTGAGCTACTGGGCTTTGAGGCCGCGCTGTTTGTGATCACGGGTACCATGACCCAGCCAACCGCGTTGCAGTTGGTGTGTCAGGAAAAACGTTGCCCGGTGGTTGCGATGCACGAAACCTGTCACATCTTTGCGCATGAAGCGCAGGGCTATCAGATGCAGCAACGCTTTCAGGTACTGCCCGTCGGCGATCGCCATCGTCCGTGGAATGTCAAAGATCTTAAAGCCTGGCCGGATGAAATTGCGGCGGCGGTGTACGAACTGCCGATGCGTGAGATTGGTGGTCAGCTGCCAAGTTGGCAACAACTGGAAGAGGTCAAAACATACTGCGCCGAGCAGGGTATCCACCTGCACATGGACGGTGCGCGCTTATGGGAATCGGCCGCGTATTATCAGAAGAGTTATCGTGATATTGCTAAGGGGTTTAGCACCGCGTATGTCTCTTTGTATAAAGGCGTGAATGGCCTTGGTGGCTCAATGTTGCTTGGCAGCAAAGCCTTTATTCAGAAAGCGGCCGTGTGGATGCGCCGTCAGGGCGGCAACGTATATCATCGCACACCTTATGTGGTCTCGGCTGCGATGCAGTTTGAACAGCGCCTTGCGATGATGCCCGCGCTATACGAGCGCACGCAACAGGTTTATCAAATCCTGCTTGAATATCCGGAATTTGTGCTCAACCCGATTGAGCCGCAGGCCAACATGCTGCACCTCTATCTGCCACTAAGCGTCGACAATGCGATCGTACTGCGTAACCGTCTGGCGTCAGACAAGAAAATCTGGCTAGGCAACCCGCAGAGTGCACCGCAACCGAATCAAAGCTTCATTGAGTGGTATGTGGGTGACCGGTTGCTCAACATACCTGATCACCAACTGATTGAAGTGCTGGATTGGGTGCGAGAGCAGCTTAGCCAATAA
- a CDS encoding aminotransferase-like domain-containing protein, whose translation MARYKQLAEKFVHDIEAGKLTPGDRMLSLRQFASQHGVSVSTAVSCYAELEAQGWLVARPQAGFFIAQQSQIAPPPSWPPFRSTVTTPTTIRSRTLAPCGPLGTSRLQLDNPTQQALDRSLRRAMKRAANKITYYPETQGEPALLNALATHFTHCGFALNAQELVITHGCMDAVKNALQVCTQPGDTVAVSSPCYNGLLDLLSQLSLRIIEIPSLADGIDLDQFEQHLQCGQVQAGLFCTTHMNPQGITLSSQQKERLAKLANHYRVPVIEDDVYLELPHRHQPLLPAAYYDDGGYVLWCGSVSKTLSPSYRIGWCRPGRFFQPYLKRALGVPTLIQYALADFIDSGAYASHLKRVRYQLSQHKAYYLNYLSEHLPTGSRITQPDGGLVLWMQIPGLNAKAVGEAAEQAQLDIRIGPWFTESERYQDCLRINIGFAPSEEITGELARLMTVIKQHVRL comes from the coding sequence ATGGCGCGGTATAAACAACTGGCAGAGAAATTTGTTCACGATATTGAGGCAGGGAAACTGACGCCAGGCGATCGTATGTTGTCGCTGCGCCAGTTCGCCAGCCAACATGGCGTCAGTGTCTCGACTGCCGTCAGTTGCTATGCTGAACTCGAAGCGCAAGGCTGGTTGGTTGCCCGGCCGCAGGCCGGATTCTTTATTGCTCAGCAAAGCCAGATTGCACCGCCGCCGAGCTGGCCACCTTTTCGCAGCACCGTCACCACGCCGACCACCATTCGCAGCCGCACGCTGGCACCTTGCGGGCCACTCGGTACATCGCGTTTGCAACTGGATAATCCCACGCAGCAGGCGCTGGATCGCAGCCTGCGCCGAGCGATGAAACGGGCCGCCAACAAAATAACCTATTACCCGGAAACCCAAGGCGAACCAGCCCTGCTCAACGCACTCGCCACTCATTTCACGCACTGCGGCTTTGCGCTCAACGCACAGGAGCTGGTGATCACTCACGGTTGTATGGATGCGGTCAAAAACGCACTGCAGGTTTGTACACAACCCGGCGACACCGTGGCCGTCAGTTCGCCCTGTTACAATGGCTTGTTGGATTTGCTCTCCCAACTTTCATTGCGCATTATCGAAATTCCCTCTCTGGCTGATGGCATCGACCTCGATCAGTTCGAACAGCACCTTCAATGTGGCCAAGTGCAGGCAGGTTTGTTCTGCACCACCCACATGAACCCACAGGGTATTACGCTCTCCAGCCAGCAAAAGGAGCGCTTGGCTAAACTTGCTAATCACTACCGGGTGCCCGTAATTGAAGATGACGTCTATCTGGAACTGCCCCATCGCCATCAGCCACTGCTGCCCGCCGCGTATTACGATGACGGCGGATACGTTCTGTGGTGTGGCTCAGTATCGAAAACCTTGTCCCCCAGTTATCGGATTGGCTGGTGCCGCCCGGGGCGCTTTTTTCAGCCGTATTTGAAACGAGCCTTGGGCGTGCCAACGCTGATTCAATATGCACTGGCCGATTTTATCGACTCCGGCGCTTACGCCAGTCATCTCAAACGGGTGCGTTACCAACTCAGTCAGCACAAAGCCTACTACCTCAATTACCTGAGTGAACATCTGCCAACAGGCAGCCGGATTACGCAGCCCGATGGTGGTTTGGTGTTATGGATGCAGATCCCCGGCCTCAATGCCAAAGCCGTCGGTGAGGCTGCTGAGCAGGCGCAGCTTGATATTCGTATCGGCCCTTGGTTTACAGAGTCTGAGCGCTATCAGGACTGCCTACGCATTAATATCGGCTTTGCGCCAAGCGAAGAGATAACCGGAGAACTGGCTAGGCTGATGACGGTCATCAAGCAGCACGTGCGCCTTTAA
- a CDS encoding sensor domain-containing diguanylate cyclase: MQIPAKPLDEQQRIANLHKLGILDTAPEERFDRVTRLARRLFDVPIALVTLVDEKRQWFKSSFGLDVKETPRDVSFCGHAILGDEPFIINDAEVDERFADNPLVTDKPHIRFYAGVPLVFQDGTKLGTLCIIDTEPRNLDQDQIVDLLDLAKMAERELSATHNASMDELTNISNRRGFLSLVGKSLAHCRFNSMPYSLAFFDLNGFKEINDKLGHSIGDDALQDFAQLMKQSFRESDLLARLGGDEFVVFMSATLPADAENAIERFRQSVAQFNHTAGRPYQLAFCSGTVAGDGVADVSIDTLLEQADQVMYRQKTQIRAAKGR, from the coding sequence ATGCAAATACCAGCCAAACCTCTCGACGAACAACAACGTATTGCCAACCTGCACAAACTCGGCATTCTGGATACCGCACCGGAAGAGCGTTTTGATCGTGTTACTCGCCTGGCAAGACGCCTGTTTGATGTGCCGATTGCCCTGGTGACTCTGGTGGATGAGAAACGCCAGTGGTTCAAGTCCAGTTTTGGTCTGGATGTGAAAGAGACGCCGCGGGATGTTTCTTTCTGCGGGCATGCAATTTTGGGCGATGAACCGTTTATCATCAATGACGCTGAAGTGGACGAACGCTTTGCCGACAACCCGCTGGTAACCGATAAACCTCACATTCGCTTCTATGCGGGTGTGCCACTGGTGTTCCAGGATGGTACCAAGCTCGGCACGTTGTGCATTATTGATACCGAGCCGCGTAACCTGGATCAGGACCAGATTGTTGATTTGCTTGATCTGGCCAAAATGGCGGAGCGTGAGCTGTCGGCAACGCACAATGCTTCGATGGATGAGCTCACCAATATTTCCAATCGTCGCGGCTTTTTATCTCTGGTAGGAAAGAGCTTAGCGCACTGCCGTTTCAACAGCATGCCTTACAGTTTGGCGTTTTTTGACCTCAATGGTTTCAAAGAGATTAACGACAAACTTGGCCATTCCATCGGTGACGATGCGCTGCAAGATTTTGCACAGTTGATGAAACAAAGCTTTCGCGAATCGGATCTGCTTGCTCGCCTCGGCGGCGACGAGTTTGTGGTGTTTATGTCGGCGACACTGCCAGCGGATGCTGAAAACGCGATCGAACGTTTCCGTCAATCCGTAGCACAGTTTAACCACACCGCTGGTCGTCCTTATCAGCTGGCGTTTTGCAGCGGCACCGTGGCAGGGGATGGAGTGGCGGATGTCAGTATCGATACCTTACTCGAACAGGCTGATCAGGTAATGTACCGTCAGAAAACACAAATTCGGGCCGCCAAAGGACGCTGA
- a CDS encoding DMT family transporter, whose translation MSRSIRFNQPYSLLTLAPTLFLLMWSSGAVMVKLGLEHASVWSFLIARSAISFTLTLLLLRLMRGRWRPNLSHTTGATRWNLLGSGLLLQAGYLSGYFLAISTGLSPGIVTVILGLQPLLTPLLTGQRQSRRAMLFLLFGFIGLSLAVAGSAQLDALNWSGIGLAILALAAITFGTICQGRIKLDNLDSVVCQNSVALVIFSLIQLTQPWQMQWNTPLVISLLWMSVVVSTGALLLLMLMLKHQSASQVSVLFYCIPVLTILFDYALFGTTLSLMSWVGVLTVAASVWGYQNDKARRALIANAASG comes from the coding sequence ATGTCGCGTTCAATACGTTTCAACCAACCTTATTCCCTGCTGACACTGGCGCCGACTCTGTTTCTTCTGATGTGGAGCAGTGGTGCGGTGATGGTCAAGCTCGGCTTAGAACACGCTTCCGTCTGGAGCTTTCTGATTGCCCGTTCGGCCATTTCTTTCACGCTGACACTGTTATTACTGCGCCTGATGCGCGGCCGCTGGCGACCCAATCTGTCTCACACCACTGGGGCTACCCGGTGGAACCTACTGGGCTCCGGCTTGCTATTGCAGGCCGGCTATCTCAGTGGTTACTTTCTGGCGATCTCAACAGGTCTGTCTCCGGGCATCGTTACCGTCATTTTGGGCTTACAACCACTCCTGACACCACTGCTGACCGGGCAACGTCAGAGCCGACGCGCAATGCTGTTTCTGCTGTTTGGATTTATAGGGCTGAGCCTTGCAGTCGCTGGGTCGGCGCAACTGGACGCGCTGAACTGGAGCGGGATAGGTCTGGCGATACTGGCATTGGCAGCGATTACTTTTGGCACCATTTGCCAAGGCCGAATCAAGCTCGACAATCTGGATTCGGTAGTGTGTCAGAACAGTGTAGCACTGGTTATTTTCAGCCTTATCCAACTGACGCAACCCTGGCAGATGCAGTGGAATACGCCGCTTGTCATCTCACTACTGTGGATGAGTGTGGTGGTGTCGACCGGCGCGTTGCTGCTGTTGATGCTGATGCTCAAACATCAGTCCGCCAGTCAGGTCAGCGTGCTGTTCTACTGCATTCCGGTGCTGACGATTCTGTTTGATTACGCGCTATTTGGCACCACGCTCAGCCTGATGTCATGGGTTGGGGTGCTCACCGTTGCCGCAAGCGTATGGGGTTATCAGAACGACAAAGCCAGACGCGCGTTAATCGCGAACGCAGCGTCTGGCTAA
- a CDS encoding PhzF family phenazine biosynthesis protein — MELELFVVDAFTTERFKGNSAAVVPVTDWLSDELMLAIAQENNLSETAFIKRLAADHYAIRWFSPLTEIDFCGHATLASAYVLFNHFGGGDTLTFDTAAVGTLSVTQSADKRIAMSFPNRAPQPVSDIPAALLEGLSIKPDEVLLSPQAYFAVYKDEAAVTQVLRDNQKLKQLAPYDVVATAKSADYDFISRYFWPANGGDEDPVTGSIHAGLAPFWGERLGKTKLLAYQASQRGGLLQCELQGDRVIVSGHGVLYLRGNIHVT; from the coding sequence ATGGAACTGGAACTGTTTGTGGTTGATGCCTTTACCACCGAACGCTTTAAGGGCAACTCGGCCGCCGTTGTCCCTGTCACGGACTGGCTGAGCGACGAGCTCATGCTCGCCATTGCCCAGGAAAACAACCTCTCTGAAACCGCGTTCATCAAACGCCTTGCTGCGGACCATTACGCCATCCGCTGGTTTTCTCCTCTGACCGAAATTGATTTCTGTGGCCATGCGACACTGGCCTCCGCTTACGTGTTGTTCAATCACTTTGGCGGAGGCGATACATTGACGTTCGATACTGCCGCCGTCGGCACACTCAGCGTGACCCAGTCGGCGGACAAGCGCATCGCGATGAGCTTTCCCAATCGCGCGCCGCAACCTGTCAGTGACATTCCAGCCGCTTTACTGGAAGGGCTTTCCATCAAGCCTGATGAAGTGCTTCTCAGCCCTCAAGCCTATTTTGCGGTGTACAAGGATGAAGCAGCGGTGACTCAGGTGCTGCGCGATAACCAAAAACTCAAACAACTCGCACCGTATGATGTGGTTGCGACGGCCAAATCGGCCGACTATGATTTTATCTCGCGCTATTTCTGGCCCGCCAATGGCGGTGATGAGGATCCGGTGACGGGTTCAATTCATGCCGGACTGGCACCCTTCTGGGGCGAACGTCTGGGTAAAACCAAGCTTCTCGCTTATCAGGCGTCACAACGTGGCGGTTTGCTGCAGTGCGAATTGCAAGGCGATCGCGTCATCGTTTCCGGCCATGGCGTGCTCTATCTGCGTGGCAACATTCACGTTACTTAG
- a CDS encoding alkaline phosphatase family protein: MSYLKLTHQTPLIAAVSACLLASPAQAALGDTPIIGGVFNSAEILKNQIVSSLSYSTTVARDATIFTIAGVSLDTYILTLPLDAKVKARVIKQISDPGYAIPLGYFLYQYYDRYTGIEPGDQFKAYLSSVYDEQALKGFEHSLYHVGDKPTDETQMRSKDQAHQEGIKVDRDFIATLVTLYDALVQVGEWQNVAQLPQQYQYLSGSAQDKALVAKIQPIVVGLLEKASSGMQDGDMKNALLAVMEDAKPANASKINNKAEAVTVSLIDFVRLNVLKGYRQFLYQQERTERLTDWLVDTLDSNPAQVADFLRSQQQRRFAVQITVDGLQQGLMQGLVDPSKPFIGEVHRRQVNAESVRSPLTHEQPEHQQQVRFMQILAEQPYHDPYYLPFFKRLYRSEHSNIVQVGISSTPTISVRNLPLIKTGAKVSGDGGTGIPNFHFVDRQQDRAYYFYGNDALQLDKLVGERHVKTMFDRLDYLKTLNCNAQYDWNAHVTYDGLINLGVGEAQRDFGEKRCLRDLESRAKVEQSLNGVRATLIEQVSHYQDISKWDFYTRLSRKWSLQQALAEYAEQDINGLPDYTLVYNPWPDHFAHFTGPFSDEVIMPTGELNRLDYWLGRMESAYRDAGVYERTLWGMAGDHGLAPVYFALNPEKQIFTPLAKELGIPIHLEKISSDEGEGPKLTNALNPPGYHQVDVVVASTAGGNFMLDFFNAKAGWTVQPVYQELTQWQPAESEKPIDVIAESVTRLGDTLDYLAVRESACNLKQCAVRLIGERDGQRVDEIIRKQGDKLYYAGVNGKARLLDVQVLNPYLSRPSELALSHYAKLVDKCLYKATADHVASWCNANQWRDLTRFSARPDSVNQLAAIYEEDRAGTVNLFPRDGIGYNTKVPGRHAGESYLEKDAFLGFWGAPVGANKKPLLSEANGSLAPTLFEYLTGETVVPGQNGWGFPSLLNKLDIHNQ, encoded by the coding sequence ATGTCTTATTTGAAATTGACTCATCAGACACCGCTCATTGCAGCGGTGTCTGCCTGTTTACTGGCCTCTCCCGCTCAGGCGGCGTTGGGGGACACGCCCATCATCGGCGGCGTGTTTAACTCCGCTGAGATCCTCAAAAATCAGATTGTCTCATCGCTCAGCTATTCGACCACCGTGGCGCGTGATGCCACTATTTTTACTATCGCGGGAGTGTCGCTCGATACCTACATTCTGACTTTACCGCTGGACGCGAAAGTCAAAGCTCGCGTCATTAAGCAAATTTCCGATCCGGGCTACGCCATTCCGCTCGGCTACTTCCTCTATCAGTATTACGACCGTTACACCGGGATTGAGCCGGGTGATCAGTTCAAAGCGTATCTTAGCAGCGTGTACGACGAGCAAGCGCTCAAAGGCTTTGAACACAGTCTGTATCATGTGGGTGATAAGCCGACGGATGAAACCCAGATGCGCAGTAAAGATCAGGCGCATCAGGAAGGGATTAAAGTTGATCGCGATTTCATCGCGACTTTGGTGACGCTGTATGATGCGTTGGTGCAGGTGGGCGAGTGGCAAAATGTGGCTCAGTTGCCGCAGCAGTATCAATACCTGAGCGGCAGTGCGCAAGACAAAGCGTTGGTCGCTAAAATTCAACCCATAGTGGTTGGGCTGCTGGAGAAAGCCTCATCTGGCATGCAGGACGGCGATATGAAAAATGCGCTGCTGGCGGTGATGGAAGATGCCAAACCCGCCAATGCCAGCAAAATCAACAACAAAGCAGAAGCTGTGACCGTCAGTCTGATCGATTTTGTGCGCCTCAATGTGCTCAAAGGGTATCGCCAGTTTTTGTATCAGCAGGAGCGTACTGAACGCTTGACGGATTGGCTGGTGGACACGCTCGACAGTAACCCGGCACAAGTCGCGGATTTTCTGCGTTCTCAGCAGCAGCGCCGTTTTGCGGTGCAGATTACCGTCGATGGTTTGCAACAAGGCCTGATGCAGGGGCTGGTTGATCCGAGTAAGCCATTTATCGGCGAAGTGCACCGCCGTCAGGTAAATGCGGAGTCGGTACGTTCGCCGTTGACTCATGAACAGCCTGAGCATCAGCAGCAGGTGCGCTTTATGCAAATCCTCGCCGAACAGCCGTATCACGATCCCTATTACTTGCCGTTCTTTAAGCGCCTTTATCGTAGTGAGCACAGCAATATCGTTCAGGTAGGGATTTCCTCGACGCCCACCATCAGCGTGCGCAACCTGCCGCTGATCAAAACGGGGGCGAAAGTCTCCGGCGATGGCGGTACCGGCATTCCCAATTTCCACTTTGTCGATCGCCAACAAGACCGGGCGTATTACTTCTACGGCAATGATGCATTGCAGCTCGATAAGCTGGTTGGTGAACGTCATGTCAAAACTATGTTTGATCGTTTGGACTACCTCAAAACGCTTAACTGCAACGCGCAATACGACTGGAATGCGCACGTCACGTACGATGGCTTAATCAACCTCGGTGTCGGCGAGGCGCAGCGCGATTTTGGTGAGAAACGCTGCTTGCGCGACCTTGAATCGCGGGCGAAAGTGGAGCAATCGCTGAATGGCGTGCGCGCGACACTGATTGAGCAGGTAAGTCACTATCAGGACATTTCCAAATGGGATTTCTACACTCGCCTGAGCCGCAAATGGTCGTTGCAACAAGCACTGGCCGAATACGCCGAGCAAGACATCAACGGTTTGCCGGATTACACCCTGGTGTACAACCCGTGGCCGGATCATTTTGCGCATTTTACCGGCCCGTTCAGCGATGAAGTCATCATGCCCACGGGCGAGCTTAACCGTCTTGATTACTGGTTAGGGCGGATGGAAAGTGCTTATCGGGATGCAGGTGTGTATGAGCGCACTTTGTGGGGTATGGCGGGGGACCACGGCCTGGCGCCGGTCTATTTTGCGCTCAATCCGGAAAAGCAGATCTTCACTCCGCTGGCGAAAGAACTCGGAATCCCGATTCATCTGGAGAAAATCTCCTCAGATGAAGGTGAAGGGCCGAAGCTGACCAACGCGCTCAATCCGCCTGGCTATCATCAGGTCGATGTGGTGGTTGCGTCGACCGCGGGCGGTAACTTCATGCTGGATTTCTTTAACGCCAAAGCAGGCTGGACAGTGCAACCGGTGTATCAGGAACTGACCCAATGGCAACCCGCAGAGAGCGAGAAACCCATCGATGTTATTGCCGAGAGCGTGACCCGTCTTGGCGATACGCTGGATTATCTGGCGGTCCGCGAAAGCGCCTGCAATTTGAAGCAATGTGCGGTGCGTCTGATTGGCGAACGCGACGGTCAGCGGGTGGATGAAATTATCCGCAAGCAGGGCGACAAGCTCTATTACGCTGGCGTAAATGGTAAAGCGCGTCTGCTGGATGTGCAGGTGCTCAACCCGTATCTGTCACGCCCGAGCGAGCTGGCACTCAGCCATTACGCCAAGCTGGTGGATAAATGCCTGTATAAAGCGACCGCAGATCACGTCGCAAGTTGGTGTAATGCCAATCAATGGCGTGATTTGACCCGCTTTAGCGCGCGGCCGGATTCCGTCAATCAGTTAGCAGCCATCTACGAAGAGGACCGTGCTGGCACCGTCAACCTGTTCCCGCGTGATGGTATTGGCTACAACACCAAAGTGCCGGGACGTCATGCCGGGGAAAGTTATCTGGAAAAAGATGCGTTTCTGGGCTTTTGGGGCGCGCCGGTGGGAGCCAATAAAAAGCCGCTGCTGAGTGAAGCGAACGGCTCATTGGCACCGACATTGTTTGAATATTTAACCGGCGAAACGGTAGTGCCGGGTCAAAATGGTTGGGGCTTTCCATCGCTGCTGAATAAGCTCGATATTCACAATCAGTAA